One genomic segment of Zymoseptoria tritici IPO323 chromosome 5, whole genome shotgun sequence includes these proteins:
- the GLK1 gene encoding glucokinase, which translates to MALQQAAERVAAEFEYSASDVNRGVTEFIREMDEGLGKSGATMSQIPTYVTAVPNGTEKGLYMAVDLGGTNFRVCSIQLHGNSTFSLTQSKVAIPKELMVAKTSRELFAFLAKQIEAFLKEHHEEHYESHKEKRKGGGDIEQDIFSLGFTFSFPVQQFGINKGTLIRWTKGFDIPDAIGKDVCALLQDEIDRLGLPVRVAALVNDTVGTLMARSYTSPGKTGTLLGAIFGTGTNGAYVEKLSKVTKLDASAAEVDDSTGEMIINTEWGSFDNHLSVLPQTPYDKALDAESVNPGIQMFEKRVSGMFLGEILRRALLALLKDPAVPLFTDENSNQNDVHSTTNVAADSPLYKQWGLDSSFLSIATGDTSAGLKVTRQTLDKDYGVSAASAEDAEAVRLIAAAVGKRAARLSAVAIAAIVIATDKLSKPTDIATDNDANLEVNEDDIVDVGVDGSLVEFYPRFEEYIREALREVEKIGKTGERKVRIGIAKDGSGVGAALIALVADGKGRGE; encoded by the coding sequence ATGGCCCTCCAACAAGCCGCCGAGCGGGTCGCCGCCGAATTCGAATACTCCGCCTCCGACGTCAACCGCGGCGTGACCGAGTTCATCCGCGAAATGGACGAAGGACTCGGCAAGAGCGGAGCCACCATGTCTCAAATCCCGACCTACGTGACCGCCGTTCCCAATGGCACGGAAAAAGGTCTCTACATGGCCGTCGATCTGGGCGGCACGAATTTCCGCGTGTGTTCGATCCAGCTGCATGGGAACAGCACATTCAGCTTGACGCAGAGTAAAGTTGCGATTCCGAAGGAGTTGATGGTCGCGAAGACGAGTCGGGAATTATTTGCGTTTTTGGCAAAGCAGATTGAGGCGTTTCTGAAGGAACATCATGAAGAGCATTATGAAAGTCATaaagagaagaggaagggcgGTGGAGATATCGAGCAGGATATTTTCAGCTTGGGCTTTACGTTCAGCTTTCCGGTGCAGCAGTTTGGGATCAATAAGGGTACACTCATCCGCTGGACGAAAGGCTTCGACATCCCCGATGCTATTGGCAAGGACGTCTGCGCTTTGCTGCAAGACGAGATTGATCGCCTCGGTCTTCCTGTACGAGTCGCCGCGTTGGTGAACGATACCGTTGGTACTCTCATGGCGAGGTCATACACCTCGCCTGGCAAGACGGGCACCCTCCTCGGGGCCATTTTCGGCACGGGCACGAACGGCGCCTACGTCGAGAAACTCAGCAAAGTCACGAAACTCGACGCCTCCGCGGCCGAAGTCGACGACTCCACGGGCGAGATGATCATCAATACGGAATGGGGCAGCTTCGACAACCACCTCTCTGTTCTGCCTCAGACCCCTTATGACAAAGCCCTCGACGCGGAAAGTGTCAATCCGGGTATCCAAATGTTCGAAAAACGCGTCTCGGGCATGTTTCTGGGCGAGATCCTCCGAAGGGCACTGCTGGCTCTGCTCAAGGACCCGGCCGTTCCCCTCTTCACCGATGAGAACAGCAATCAAAACGACGTgcactccaccaccaacgTCGCGGCGGACTCCCCACTATACAAACAATGGGGCCTCGActcttccttcctctccatcgccacaGGTGACACCTCCGCAGGACTAAAAGTCACCCGCCAGACCCTCGACAAAGACTACGGcgtctccgccgcctcaGCCGAAGACGCGGAAGCAGTCCgtctcatcgccgccgcagtcGGGAAACGAGCCGCCCGCCTTTCCGCCGTGGCCATCGCTGCAATCGTCATTGCTACAGACAAGCTCTCGAAACCAACGGACATCGCCACGGACAACGACGCGAATTTGGAGGTCAATGAAGACGATATAGTGGATGTGGGCGTTGATGGCAGTTTGGTGGAGTTTTATCCCAGGTTTGAAGAGTATATCCGGGAAGCgttgagggaggtggagaaaATTGGGAAGACGGGGGAGAGGAAGGTGAGGATTGGGATCGCGAAGGATGGGAGTGGAGTTGGGGCGGCGTTGATTGCGCTTGTGGCGGATGGGAAGGGGAGGGGTGAGTGA